One segment of Cardiocondyla obscurior isolate alpha-2009 linkage group LG13, Cobs3.1, whole genome shotgun sequence DNA contains the following:
- the LOC139107503 gene encoding protein amalgam isoform X2 — protein sequence MKDDKYLYVESQAHTEDYKRIVRLPDNTLVIYNASVEDSSDNYKCSILRNPDPIVLTHRLLVERSHQDPVSPPPQHSHKGIIRVTPERKVDVEQGHSITLGCETDIQPPPEIKWFIESKKVDNYNPDDVIVDGNFITIKRVNESFSGLYQCLAEDGSKTPPMEAITVVVHYKPRIEVEKSIVYSGAGMESELTCIVSAYPEAIISWHKDERKLTHKKGSIVMHHGIGMKGNKTKHVLKILHTSARDFGEYKCRAENPNGHDTKTIFLTGVPSPAKIYGAEMINDDTGLILKWRLESYSPINEYKLQYRRKGDKEWNVVKPEVKDGTGNQFMIEYPIRDLQPGSYEAILKARNTFGWSMESEPHIFNGDYPPDLPLKENSASVRSPGILLALILVVLSCAFTTL from the exons ATGAAAGACGACAAGTATCTATACGTCGAGTCGCAGGCACATACAGAGGACTATAAGAGAATCGTACGACTGCCGGACAACACCCTGGTAATTTATAATGCGTCGGTCGAGGACAGCTCCGACAATTACAAGTGCAGCATTCTGCGGAATCCCGACCCCATAGTCTTGACTCATCGCTTGCTGGTTGAGAGATCGCATCAAGACCCCGTGTCTCCGCCGCCGCAGCATTCGCATAAGGGGATTATACGCGTGACACCCGAGAGGAAAGTCGATGTGGAACAGGGCCATAGTATCACGCTCGGTTGCGAGACTGACATACAACCGCCGCCTGAGATCAAATGGTTCATCGAG AGCAAGAAGGTGGATAATTACAATCCCGATGATGTGATTGTGGACGGAAATTTTATCACGATAAAGAGAGTGAATGAGTCTTTCAGCGGTCTTTATCAGTGTCTTGCCGAGGACGGCTCAAAGACGCCACCAATGGAAGCCATCACCGTCGTCGTTCATT ACAAACCTAGGATCGAAGTGGAGAAAAGTATAGTTTACAGCGGCGCGGGAATGGAATCGGAATTGACGTGCATCGTGAGCGCTTATCCCGAAGCAATCATATCGTGGCATAAAGACGAAAGGAAACTTACGCATAAGAAAGGATCAATTGTGATGCATCACGGGATAGGAATGAAGGGCAACAAGACCAAGCACGTTTTGAAGATCCTGCACACTTCGGCACGGGACTTTGGCGAATACAAGTGTCGCGCAGAGAATCCTAATGGCCACGATACTAAAACTATTTTCCTAACAG GAGTGCCTTCTCCAGCAAAAATATATGGCGCCGAAATGATCAACGATGATACAGGACTTATTTTAAAATGGCGTTTGGAGAGCTATTCACCGATCAATGAATATAAG TTACAATACCGCCGCAAGGGTGATAAGGAATGGAACGTTGTTAAACCTGAAGTCAAAGACGGCACAGGAAATCAATTTATGATAGAATATCCAATTCGAGACCTTCAACCTGGATCCTACGAAGCGATCTTAAAGGCTAGAAATACATTCGGATGGTCTATGGAATCGGAACCACATATATTTAATGGAG attATCCACCTGATTTGCCATTaa aagAAAATTCGGCATCTGTTCGATCTCCCGGAATTCTTTTAGCGTTGATCCTAGTCGTTTTATCTTGTGCCTTCACAACTTTGTAA
- the LOC139107503 gene encoding lachesin isoform X1 — MLPPRILGLLVLLLAVQGLCKPSKSTEELDYEGDTPFDEEDEEEDDEEVDNTGIAEAPPQILSQAISIRVKAGSTVKLPCQVVHTDNYVFAWMKDDKYLYVESQAHTEDYKRIVRLPDNTLVIYNASVEDSSDNYKCSILRNPDPIVLTHRLLVERSHQDPVSPPPQHSHKGIIRVTPERKVDVEQGHSITLGCETDIQPPPEIKWFIESKKVDNYNPDDVIVDGNFITIKRVNESFSGLYQCLAEDGSKTPPMEAITVVVHYKPRIEVEKSIVYSGAGMESELTCIVSAYPEAIISWHKDERKLTHKKGSIVMHHGIGMKGNKTKHVLKILHTSARDFGEYKCRAENPNGHDTKTIFLTGVPSPAKIYGAEMINDDTGLILKWRLESYSPINEYKLQYRRKGDKEWNVVKPEVKDGTGNQFMIEYPIRDLQPGSYEAILKARNTFGWSMESEPHIFNGDYPPDLPLKENSASVRSPGILLALILVVLSCAFTTL, encoded by the exons GCTTGTGCAAACCGTCTAAGAGTACAGAGGAACTGGATTATGAGGGTGACACTCCTTtcgacgaagaagacgaggaagaagacgacgaAGAGGTCGACAATACCGGGATCGCCGAGGCACCTCCGCAAATTTTATCGCAGGCAATAAGCATTCGCGTGAAAGCTGGAAGTACGGTTAAACTACCTTGCCAAGTGGTCCACACAG acaaTTACGTATTTGCGTGGATGAAAGACGACAAGTATCTATACGTCGAGTCGCAGGCACATACAGAGGACTATAAGAGAATCGTACGACTGCCGGACAACACCCTGGTAATTTATAATGCGTCGGTCGAGGACAGCTCCGACAATTACAAGTGCAGCATTCTGCGGAATCCCGACCCCATAGTCTTGACTCATCGCTTGCTGGTTGAGAGATCGCATCAAGACCCCGTGTCTCCGCCGCCGCAGCATTCGCATAAGGGGATTATACGCGTGACACCCGAGAGGAAAGTCGATGTGGAACAGGGCCATAGTATCACGCTCGGTTGCGAGACTGACATACAACCGCCGCCTGAGATCAAATGGTTCATCGAG AGCAAGAAGGTGGATAATTACAATCCCGATGATGTGATTGTGGACGGAAATTTTATCACGATAAAGAGAGTGAATGAGTCTTTCAGCGGTCTTTATCAGTGTCTTGCCGAGGACGGCTCAAAGACGCCACCAATGGAAGCCATCACCGTCGTCGTTCATT ACAAACCTAGGATCGAAGTGGAGAAAAGTATAGTTTACAGCGGCGCGGGAATGGAATCGGAATTGACGTGCATCGTGAGCGCTTATCCCGAAGCAATCATATCGTGGCATAAAGACGAAAGGAAACTTACGCATAAGAAAGGATCAATTGTGATGCATCACGGGATAGGAATGAAGGGCAACAAGACCAAGCACGTTTTGAAGATCCTGCACACTTCGGCACGGGACTTTGGCGAATACAAGTGTCGCGCAGAGAATCCTAATGGCCACGATACTAAAACTATTTTCCTAACAG GAGTGCCTTCTCCAGCAAAAATATATGGCGCCGAAATGATCAACGATGATACAGGACTTATTTTAAAATGGCGTTTGGAGAGCTATTCACCGATCAATGAATATAAG TTACAATACCGCCGCAAGGGTGATAAGGAATGGAACGTTGTTAAACCTGAAGTCAAAGACGGCACAGGAAATCAATTTATGATAGAATATCCAATTCGAGACCTTCAACCTGGATCCTACGAAGCGATCTTAAAGGCTAGAAATACATTCGGATGGTCTATGGAATCGGAACCACATATATTTAATGGAG attATCCACCTGATTTGCCATTaa aagAAAATTCGGCATCTGTTCGATCTCCCGGAATTCTTTTAGCGTTGATCCTAGTCGTTTTATCTTGTGCCTTCACAACTTTGTAA